A DNA window from Camelina sativa cultivar DH55 chromosome 13, Cs, whole genome shotgun sequence contains the following coding sequences:
- the LOC104736325 gene encoding protein Dr1 homolog isoform X2, producing the protein MDPMDIVGKSKEDASLPKATMTKIIKEMLPPDVRVARDAQDLLIECCVEFINLVSSESNDVCNKEDKRTIAPEHVLKALQVLGFGEYIEEVYAAYEQHKYETMDTQRSVKWNSGAQMTEEEAAAEQQRMFAEARARMNGGVAVPQPEHPETNQRSPQS; encoded by the exons ATGGATCCAATGGATATAGTCGGCAAATCCAAGGAAGACGCTTCACTTCCAAAAG ctACGATGACTAAAATCATAAAGGAGATGTTACCACCAGATGTTCGTGTTGCTAGAGATGCTCAAGATCTTCTTATTGAATGTTGTGTAG AGTTTATAAATCTTGTATCTTCAGAATCTAATGATGTTTGTAACAAAGAGGACAAACGGACGATTGCCCCCGAGCATGTTCTCAAGGCACTACAGGTTCTTGGTTTTGGAGAATACATTGAGGAAGTCTATGCTGCGTATGAGCAACATAAGTATGAAACCATG GACACACAGAGAAGTGTGAAATGGAACAGTGGAGCTCAAATGACTGAGGAGGAAGCAGCGGCTGAGCAACAACGTATGTTTGCAGAAGCACGTGCAAGAATGAATGGAGGTGTTGCGGTTCCTCAGCCTGAGCATCCAGAAACCAACCAGAGAAGTCCACAAAGCTAA
- the LOC104736325 gene encoding protein Dr1 homolog isoform X1: MDPMDIVGKSKEDASLPKATMTKIIKEMLPPDVRVARDAQDLLIECCVEFINLVSSESNDVCNKEDKRTIAPEHVLKALQVLGFGEYIEEVYAAYEQHKYETMQDTQRSVKWNSGAQMTEEEAAAEQQRMFAEARARMNGGVAVPQPEHPETNQRSPQS; this comes from the exons ATGGATCCAATGGATATAGTCGGCAAATCCAAGGAAGACGCTTCACTTCCAAAAG ctACGATGACTAAAATCATAAAGGAGATGTTACCACCAGATGTTCGTGTTGCTAGAGATGCTCAAGATCTTCTTATTGAATGTTGTGTAG AGTTTATAAATCTTGTATCTTCAGAATCTAATGATGTTTGTAACAAAGAGGACAAACGGACGATTGCCCCCGAGCATGTTCTCAAGGCACTACAGGTTCTTGGTTTTGGAGAATACATTGAGGAAGTCTATGCTGCGTATGAGCAACATAAGTATGAAACCATG CAGGACACACAGAGAAGTGTGAAATGGAACAGTGGAGCTCAAATGACTGAGGAGGAAGCAGCGGCTGAGCAACAACGTATGTTTGCAGAAGCACGTGCAAGAATGAATGGAGGTGTTGCGGTTCCTCAGCCTGAGCATCCAGAAACCAACCAGAGAAGTCCACAAAGCTAA